A region of Vigna radiata var. radiata cultivar VC1973A chromosome 10, Vradiata_ver6, whole genome shotgun sequence DNA encodes the following proteins:
- the LOC106775140 gene encoding benzyl alcohol O-benzoyltransferase-like — MASSSSSSSLKFTVRRCKPQLVPPAIPTPREFKPLSDIDDQEALRIHVPMIQIYRKQASMAEKDPVQVIRQALSQTLVFYYPFAGRLREGPNRKLMVDCTGEGVMFIEADADVTLDQFGDSLYPPFPCFHELLYDVPATQQITNTPLLLVQVTRLKCGGFILAIGFHHTMCDGHGYEQFMSTWAEMARGATKPSVAPVWRRELLMARDPPRITCKHREFEQVKDTLPSSNQNMVQRSFFIGPLDIAALRRLIPQHLQHCTTFDLITACLWRCRTKALQIEADEDVRMMCVVNARGRFNPPLPVGYYGNAFAYPATVTTAGKLCRNPFGYAVELINKVKGEMTEEYLQSVADLMVMKGRCLFTTVRSYIVSHLARFNFREVDFGWGEAVYGGVAHAGAGSFLGVSYFCSVKNGKGEEGIIFPIWLPAEAMERFAEDFNHMLGNKNQPQNSSATFIKSTL; from the exons ATGgcctcatcatcatcttcttcttctctcaagtTTACAGTGCGAAGGTGCAAACCCCAGCTGGTTCCTCCTGCTATCCCCACTCCTCGTGAATTTAAGCCACTTTCCGACATTGATGATCAAGAAGCCCTTCGTATACACGTtccaatgatacaaatttatCGAAAGCAAGCATCAATGGCAGAGAAAGACCCAGTTCAAGTGATTCGCCAAGCACTCTCCCAGACACTTGTCTTCTATTACCCATTTGCGGGTAGGCTTAGAGAGGGGCCTAACCGCAAATTGATGGTGGATTGCACCGGAGAAGGTGTCATGTTCATTGAGGCTGATGCAGACGTCACGCTTGATCAGTTCGGCGATTCTCTTTACCCTCCATTCCCATGCTTCCATGAACTTCTATACGATGTCCCTGCCACACAACAAATTACTAACACTCCCCTTCTACTTGTACAG GTGACACGACTCAAGTGTGGTGGTTTCATCTTAGCCATCGGTTTCCACCACACCATGTGTGATGGACACGGTTATGAACAATTCATGAGCACGTGGGCGGAAATGGCTAGAGGTGCAACCAAACCTTCCGTTGCACCAGTGTGGCGTAGGGAGCTCCTAATGGCAAGAGACCCACCTCGCATTACATGCAAGCATCGCGAATTCGAGCAAGTCAAAGATACCCTTCCTTCTTCCAACCAAAACATGGTTCAACGATCATTCTTCATTGGACCACTCGATATAGCTGCACTTCGGCGCTTGATTCCCCAACACCTTCAGCACTGCACCACGTTTGATCTCATCACAGCATGCCTCTGGCGCTGTCGCACAAAAGCACTGCAGATAGAGGCAGACGAGGATGTCCGAATGATGTGCGTAGTCAACGCACGTGGTCGGTTCAATCCTCCACTTCCTGTTGGTTACTACGGCAACGCTTTTGCATATCCGGCGACAGTAACGACAGCAGGGAAGCTTTGCAGAAACCCATTTGGGTATGCGGTGGAGTTGATAAATAAAGTGAAAGGTGAGATGACAGAAGAGTACCTGCAATCTGTTGCAGATCTGATGGTGATGAAGGGACGATGCTTATTCACAACTGTGAGGTCTTATATTGTGTCACATTTGGCACGTTTTAACTTTAGAGAAGTGGATTTTGGTTGGGGTGAGGCTGTGTATGGTGGAGTGGCCCATGCTGGGGCTGGGAGCTTCTTAGGAGTTTCGTATTTCTGTTCTGTTAAGAATggaaaaggagaagaaggaaTAATATTTCCGATTTGGTTACCTGCTGAAGCTATGGAAAGGTTTGCTGAAGACTTTAACCACATGCTAGGCAACAAAAACCAACCTCAAAACAGTTCTGCTACTTTTATAAAGTCTACCCTGTAA
- the LOC106775380 gene encoding benzyl alcohol O-benzoyltransferase-like, with translation MASSSSSSSSLKFTVRRCQPQLVPPAILTPHEVKPLSDIDDQDGLRVHLPMIHIYKKQASMAEKDPVQVIRQALSQTLVFYYPFAGRLREGPNRKLMVDCTGEGVMFIEADADVTFDQLGDSLQPPFPCFHELLYDVPATQQITNTPLLLVQVTRLKCGGFIFAIAFNHTMCDGPGYEQFMSAWAEMARGATKPSIAPVWRRELLMARDPPRITCKHREFEQIQDMLPSSNQNMVQRSFFFGPLDIAALRRLIPQHQHCTTFDLITACLWRCRTKALQIEADEDVRMMCIVNARGRFNPPLPVGYYGNAFAYPAAVTTAGKLCRNPFGYAVELINKVKGEMTEEYLQSVADLMVIKGRCLFTTVRSYIVSHLARFNLRQVDFGWGDAVYGGVAQAGVGSFLGVSYFCSAKNGKGEEGIIFPICLPAEAMERFAEEFNHMLGNKSQPQCLPCNNKYFMK, from the exons ATGgcctcatcatcatcttcttcttcttctctcaagtTTACAGTGAGAAGATGCCAACCGCAACTGGTGCCTCCTGCTATCCTTACTCCTCATGAAGTTAAGCCACTTTCCGACATTGATGATCAAGATGGTTTGCGTGTCCACCTTCCCATGATACACATTTATAAAAAGCAAGCATCAATGGCAGAGAAAGACCCAGTTCAAGTCATTCGCCAAGCACTTTCGCAGACACTTGTCTTCTATTACCCATTTGCGGGTAGGCTTAGAGAGGGGCCTAACCGCAAATTGATGGTGGATTGCACCGGAGAAGGTGTCATGTTCATCGAGGCCGATGCAGACGTCACATTTGATCAGCTTGGCGATTCTCTCCAGCCTCCATTCCCATGCTTCCATGAACTTCTATACGATGTCCCTGCCACACAGCAAATTACCAACACTCCCCTTCTACTTGTACAG GTGACACGACTCAAGTGTGGTGGTTTCATCTTCGCCATCGCCTTCAACCACACCATGTGCGATGGACCCGGTTACGAACAATTCATGAGCGCGTGGGCGGAAATGGCTAGAGGTGCAACCAAACCTTCCATCGCACCAGTGTGGCGTAGGGAGCTCCTAATGGCAAGAGACCCACCTCGCATTACATGCAAGCATCGCGAATTCGAGCAAATCCAAGATATGCTTCCTTCTTCCAACCAAAACATGGTTCAACGATCATTCTTCTTTGGACCACTCGATATAGCTGCACTTAGGCGCTTGATTCCCCAACACCAGCACTGCACCACATTTGATCTCATCACGGCATGCCTCTGGCGCTGTCGCACAAAAGCACTGCAGATAGAGGCAGACGAGGATGTTCGCATGATGTGCATAGTCAACGCACGTGGTCGGTTCAACCCTCCACTTCCTGTTGGTTACTACGGCAACGCTTTTGCATATCCGGCGGCAGTAACTACTGCAGGGAAGCTATGCAGAAACCCATTCGGTTATGCGGTGGAATTGATAAATAAAGTGAAAGGTGAGATGACAGAAGAGTACCTGCAATCTGTTGCAGACCTGATGGTGATTAAGGGACGATGCTTATTCACAACCGTGAGGTCTTATATTGTGTCACATTTGGCACGTTTTAACCTTAGACAAGTGGATTTTGGTTGGGGTGACGCTGTGTACGGTGGAGTGGCCCAAGCTGGGGTTGGGAGCTTCTTAGGAGTTTCGTATTTCTGTTCTGCTAAGAATGGAAAAGGAGAAGAAGGCATAATATTTCCGATTTGCTTACCTGCTGAAGCTATGGAGAGGTTTGCGGAAGAGTTTAACCACATGCTAGGCAACAAAAGCCAACCTCAATGTCTACCCTGTAATAATAAGTATTTCATGAAATAA